In Deinococcus puniceus, one genomic interval encodes:
- the udk gene encoding uridine kinase has protein sequence MSISKAEPFVIGVAGGSGSGKTTVTRRVIETVGSDGVAVLSQDNYYRDQSDIPFEARLKTNYDHPAAFDWALLREHVDALLAGVPIAMPEYDFTKHTRSDQTTRVLPGSVVVLEGFFALYDEELRERMHLKVFVDADADVRFIRRLLRDTQERGRTPESVIQQYLDYVRPMHLSFVEPTKRYADVIIPHGGMNEPALDMLAARIRSTV, from the coding sequence ATGAGCATCAGCAAAGCCGAACCCTTCGTAATCGGCGTGGCGGGCGGCTCCGGCAGCGGCAAAACCACCGTGACCCGGCGAGTCATCGAAACGGTGGGCAGCGACGGTGTGGCCGTGCTGAGTCAGGACAACTACTACCGCGACCAGTCCGACATTCCGTTCGAGGCCCGCCTGAAAACCAATTACGACCACCCGGCGGCCTTCGACTGGGCGCTGCTGCGCGAACATGTGGATGCGCTCTTGGCGGGCGTGCCGATTGCCATGCCCGAATACGATTTCACCAAGCACACCCGTTCCGACCAGACCACGCGGGTCTTGCCGGGGTCGGTGGTGGTGCTGGAAGGTTTTTTTGCCCTCTACGACGAAGAACTGCGCGAGCGGATGCACCTGAAAGTCTTCGTGGACGCCGACGCCGACGTGCGCTTCATTCGCCGCCTGCTGCGCGACACGCAGGAACGCGGGCGCACCCCCGAAAGCGTGATTCAGCAGTATCTGGACTATGTGCGGCCCATGCACCTGAGCTTCGTGGAACCCACCAAACGCTACGCCGACGTGATCATTCCGCACGGCGGCATGAACGAACCCGCGCTGGACATGTTGGCGGCCCGGATTCGGTCTACGGTCTAG
- a CDS encoding DUF5693 family protein has protein sequence MCPVTDPNPAARSSLPESPGGPSVSQPPIPPQAALSLETLPVPTRHRLTPVLLGLILLSLIPAFLLAYQRVTFEQSEKTTSYVMDYPNLVSQAQRYGQEPQALLDRYKALGLNGVAVYEDTIGSLQQRGEVYFQDGADLAVQFPGQGAQPQKSYLRSLKPGVAESLPARYTIPTRLVQIGGNQWVEWATDPRFLPAGPNTALINDLKAQGMTLVYRPYADDAVLRPGADWPDVPFISFPSTEVIGARNPDLLDKINERMEGRIPTLIEATPQRGIEELVERHGAARMFSISAAWQNLLDPEETASKFALAARERGHRLLYLRTFPTIGETEIFLARTTKLLGDAGVKLANPTITRYEPSPLLQLLSAVGPLAALLLLGLSYPLVRLGLLASALTALLAFGLNSLGPDGIKPLEGLALIAAVTFPSLGLVLRRRRVSDWFLATGLSLAGVLFVSALGANGNSMIGLEPFRGVGLTLLLPLVLVGASFLPRQDIRKTAQDIYNAPIKLGDIVVMGLGIAVFALVFLRRGNTSSVGVSDAEKEVRQNLQDSIVRPRFKELAGHPLALVGLSGVLPGYFSTLILLGGVIGQASILNTFSHFHTPLLISAARCFIGLGVGLVAGYVAIWAVKQGIRIWNTYGTRRAVQA, from the coding sequence ATGTGCCCTGTGACTGATCCGAATCCCGCCGCCCGTTCTTCCCTGCCCGAATCACCGGGCGGCCCTTCCGTTTCCCAGCCGCCCATTCCCCCTCAGGCGGCCCTCTCGCTGGAAACGCTGCCCGTGCCCACCCGCCACCGCCTTACCCCTGTGCTGTTGGGCCTGATTCTGCTCTCGCTGATTCCGGCCTTTCTCTTGGCGTATCAGCGCGTGACCTTCGAGCAATCCGAGAAAACCACGTCGTATGTGATGGATTACCCGAATCTGGTGTCTCAGGCGCAGCGGTACGGTCAGGAACCACAGGCGCTGTTAGACCGCTATAAGGCACTGGGCCTTAACGGTGTGGCCGTGTACGAAGACACGATTGGCAGCCTGCAGCAGCGCGGTGAGGTGTACTTTCAGGACGGCGCAGATTTGGCGGTGCAGTTTCCCGGTCAGGGCGCACAGCCCCAAAAGTCCTACCTGCGCTCCCTTAAGCCCGGTGTGGCCGAAAGCCTGCCTGCCCGCTACACCATCCCTACCCGGCTGGTGCAGATCGGGGGGAACCAGTGGGTAGAGTGGGCCACCGATCCGCGCTTCTTGCCCGCTGGCCCCAACACGGCGCTCATCAATGACCTGAAGGCGCAGGGCATGACGCTGGTGTACCGCCCTTACGCAGACGACGCCGTTTTGCGGCCCGGCGCGGACTGGCCTGACGTGCCGTTCATCTCCTTTCCCAGCACCGAAGTGATCGGCGCACGCAACCCCGACCTACTGGACAAAATCAACGAGCGCATGGAAGGCCGCATTCCCACCCTGATCGAGGCGACGCCCCAGCGCGGCATAGAAGAACTCGTGGAACGGCACGGCGCGGCCCGCATGTTCTCGATCAGTGCGGCGTGGCAAAACCTGCTTGACCCGGAAGAAACCGCCTCCAAGTTCGCCCTCGCCGCCCGCGAACGGGGCCACCGCCTGCTGTACCTGCGAACCTTTCCCACCATCGGTGAAACCGAGATTTTCTTGGCCCGCACCACCAAACTGCTGGGCGACGCGGGCGTAAAGCTGGCGAACCCCACCATCACGCGCTACGAACCCAGCCCGCTGCTGCAACTCCTGAGCGCGGTGGGGCCACTCGCCGCCCTGCTGCTGCTGGGCCTCAGCTATCCGCTGGTGCGGCTGGGGCTGCTGGCCTCGGCCCTCACGGCACTCTTGGCGTTCGGCCTCAACAGCCTCGGCCCAGACGGAATCAAACCTCTGGAAGGTCTCGCTCTGATCGCTGCCGTCACGTTCCCTTCGTTGGGGCTGGTGCTGCGGCGTCGGCGCGTGTCCGACTGGTTCCTCGCCACGGGCCTGAGTCTGGCGGGGGTGCTGTTCGTCTCGGCGCTGGGGGCCAACGGCAACTCCATGATCGGCCTAGAGCCGTTCCGGGGCGTGGGCCTCACGCTGCTGCTGCCCCTCGTGCTGGTGGGCGCAAGCTTCCTGCCGCGCCAAGACATCCGCAAAACCGCGCAGGATATCTACAACGCTCCCATCAAACTGGGCGACATCGTGGTGATGGGCCTCGGCATTGCCGTGTTCGCGCTGGTCTTCTTGCGCCGGGGCAACACCAGTTCGGTGGGGGTCAGCGACGCCGAAAAAGAAGTGCGCCAGAACCTTCAGGACTCTATCGTTCGCCCGCGTTTCAAGGAACTGGCTGGGCATCCGTTGGCACTGGTGGGCCTCAGCGGGGTCTTGCCGGGCTACTTCAGCACCCTGATTCTGCTGGGCGGCGTCATCGGTCAGGCCAGCATCCTCAACACCTTTTCGCACTTCCACACGCCCCTCCTCATCAGCGCCGCCCGCTGCTTCATCGGCCTCGGCGTGGGCTTGGTGGCCGGATACGTGGCGATCTGGGCCGTGAAACAGGGCATCCGAATATGGAATACCTACGGCACGCGCCGTGCGGTTCAGGCATGA
- the csaB gene encoding polysaccharide pyruvyl transferase CsaB produces MKVTVSGYYGFGNTGDEAIALAITRELKQRGHRPLLLSQTPEQTAETYGCESAPRMKPAGLLSAIARSEVLLSGGGGLLQDKTSARTLTYYLGVIRAARLLGKRVVIFNQSIGPLSPEGGRKVASALRGLRVIVRDRGSLDTLQALGISGELGGDPALLLHPSPSLVRQPDQVIIAPRGDVTEATERLKTVTASLQAQGRRVLALSFMPAHDDAAAHSLGADEVLSTVDPQVALDAIASCGFVIGVRLHAIILAAAAGVPFAGVAYDPKVQGFCADAGAPFHPIALDPQDVCQQAYTRTAPDWNAVAEMKERAENSFTRALSS; encoded by the coding sequence ATGAAGGTCACCGTCAGCGGCTATTACGGCTTCGGCAACACGGGCGACGAGGCTATTGCACTTGCCATTACCCGTGAACTGAAGCAGCGGGGGCACAGGCCGCTGCTGCTGTCCCAGACACCCGAACAGACCGCCGAAACCTACGGCTGCGAGAGTGCGCCGCGCATGAAACCCGCTGGACTGCTCTCGGCCATCGCCCGCTCGGAGGTGCTGCTGTCGGGCGGCGGCGGCCTGCTACAAGACAAAACCAGCGCCCGCACGCTCACCTATTACCTCGGCGTCATTCGTGCGGCGCGGCTGCTGGGCAAGCGCGTGGTGATCTTCAACCAGAGCATCGGGCCACTCAGTCCGGAAGGGGGGCGCAAAGTGGCCTCTGCCCTACGCGGCCTGCGCGTGATCGTGCGTGACCGGGGCAGTTTGGATACGTTACAGGCGTTGGGGATTTCGGGCGAATTGGGCGGCGATCCAGCGTTGCTGCTGCACCCCAGCCCCAGCCTTGTGCGCCAGCCCGATCAGGTCATCATTGCCCCACGCGGCGACGTGACCGAGGCCACCGAGCGCCTAAAAACGGTGACGGCAAGCTTGCAGGCACAGGGCCGCCGTGTGCTGGCCCTCAGCTTCATGCCTGCCCACGATGACGCCGCCGCCCACAGTTTGGGGGCCGATGAGGTGCTGAGTACGGTAGACCCACAAGTGGCCTTAGACGCCATCGCTTCGTGCGGCTTCGTGATCGGAGTGCGGCTGCACGCCATTATTCTGGCTGCCGCTGCGGGCGTACCGTTTGCGGGCGTGGCCTACGATCCCAAGGTGCAGGGCTTTTGCGCCGATGCTGGCGCACCCTTTCATCCCATCGCCCTAGACCCGCAGGACGTGTGCCAGCAGGCTTATACCCGCACCGCGCCCGATTGGAACGCGGTGGCCGAGATGAAAGAGCGGGCAGAGAACAGCTTTACGCGGGCGCTGAGCAGCTAG
- a CDS encoding PaaI family thioesterase gives MTLHPDIQLPTPEDFARLSPEELAGRMGGLSGTLGQRLGIQLLSVTRERLTARMPVEGNRQPTGRLHGGASLALAEELASLGSFLNVDPRTQFGVGVDLNGTHVRGISEGWVTAEALLVYRGRTVMVWTVELKDEHGRTTTLARCTCNVVTHRG, from the coding sequence ATGACCCTTCACCCTGACATCCAACTCCCCACGCCCGAAGACTTTGCCCGCCTGTCACCTGAAGAATTGGCGGGGCGCATGGGGGGCCTAAGCGGCACACTCGGCCAACGCCTCGGCATACAGCTGCTGAGCGTGACCCGTGAGCGCCTGACCGCCCGCATGCCTGTAGAGGGCAACCGTCAGCCCACCGGACGGCTGCACGGCGGCGCAAGCTTGGCACTGGCCGAAGAACTGGCGAGCCTCGGCAGTTTTCTGAACGTAGACCCTAGAACGCAGTTTGGCGTGGGCGTCGACCTGAACGGCACCCATGTTCGCGGCATCTCGGAGGGCTGGGTCACGGCAGAGGCGCTGCTGGTCTACCGAGGCCGCACGGTGATGGTCTGGACGGTGGAATTGAAAGACGAACATGGCCGCACGACGACGCTGGCCCGCTGCACCTGCAATGTGGTGACGCACAGGGGGTAA
- a CDS encoding amidohydrolase, with amino-acid sequence MTQSIDRASTLTEQLVAWRRHLHQNPEVGFAEHQTAAYIETELGQMPGLSVSRPTETSVLAVLKGHKAGRTVLLRADIDALPIHEENTFEFASQTPGVMHACGHDGHTAILLGVAKLLSERPEEVAGEIRMIFQHAEEIGPGGAEELVMETPLMDGVDVVTGLHLNSSLPAGVVAVKPGAFMAAPDTLTLTIRGKGGHGAHPEQTVDPIAVGAQVVTNLQHVVSRNVAALDALVVSITLFQSGSTHNVIPDTALLQGTVRTFDADLRARAPQLIERVIKGVCDAHGATYDLDYEFGYRPVINTDWVATRLREIALETVGPDLYQDAKPTMGGEDFSAYLQKAPGAYFNVGSASDSADSHWPHHHPRFTIDEASLETGVKMLYAAALNLGQGE; translated from the coding sequence ATGACACAATCCATTGACCGGGCCAGTACCCTGACCGAGCAACTCGTGGCGTGGCGGCGGCATCTGCACCAGAACCCAGAAGTGGGCTTTGCCGAGCATCAGACGGCGGCGTATATAGAGACCGAGCTGGGGCAAATGCCGGGGCTGAGCGTGTCTCGCCCCACAGAAACCAGCGTGCTGGCCGTGTTGAAGGGCCACAAAGCAGGCCGCACCGTGCTGCTCCGTGCCGACATAGACGCGCTGCCTATTCACGAGGAAAATACGTTTGAATTTGCCTCGCAGACCCCCGGTGTGATGCACGCCTGCGGCCATGACGGACACACCGCCATTCTGCTGGGCGTCGCCAAACTGCTGAGCGAGCGCCCCGAAGAAGTAGCCGGAGAAATCCGCATGATTTTTCAGCACGCCGAGGAAATCGGGCCGGGCGGGGCCGAAGAATTGGTGATGGAGACGCCGCTGATGGACGGCGTAGACGTGGTGACGGGCCTGCACCTGAATTCCTCGCTGCCTGCGGGCGTGGTGGCGGTGAAGCCGGGGGCGTTTATGGCCGCGCCCGACACCCTCACGCTGACCATTCGCGGCAAGGGCGGGCACGGCGCACACCCCGAACAGACCGTAGACCCGATTGCGGTCGGCGCACAGGTCGTCACCAATTTGCAGCACGTGGTCAGCCGGAACGTGGCAGCACTTGACGCCCTGGTGGTGTCTATTACGCTGTTCCAGAGTGGCAGCACCCACAACGTCATCCCTGATACGGCGCTGCTGCAAGGCACGGTGCGAACCTTCGACGCCGACTTGCGGGCACGCGCCCCCCAACTGATCGAGCGCGTGATTAAAGGCGTCTGTGACGCACACGGCGCAACCTATGACCTGGACTACGAGTTCGGCTACCGCCCCGTCATCAACACCGATTGGGTGGCTACCCGCCTGCGAGAGATTGCGCTGGAGACGGTTGGCCCTGACCTCTATCAGGACGCCAAACCCACGATGGGCGGCGAAGATTTCAGCGCCTACCTGCAAAAAGCGCCCGGAGCTTATTTTAACGTGGGTAGTGCCAGCGACAGCGCCGACAGCCACTGGCCGCACCACCACCCCCGCTTTACCATCGACGAAGCCAGCTTGGAGACAGGCGTGAAGATGCTCTATGCCGCCGCGCTGAATTTGGGTCAGGGGGAGTAG
- a CDS encoding polyprenyl synthetase family protein, translating to MTGVVDVAVPNVAFEGRLREVLRSRVEFIELIGDDLVAAGGKRTRPLISFLAAQVLGAQPGRADWSDVVDVGVCVELLHSASLLHDDLIDDADTRRGKPSAFRRFGNVVSVMSGDFMLARLLMLLSNLPGGAALTRAFGQTASVICEGEVLQFQVAAYAEYSLEHYLDVIHGKTAALVELAASAPALLLSAPDAQREALATFGRQYGMAFQMQDDLLDLAGEESSIGKPVGGDLREGKATLPVLYLLDGPYEGEVREILERRAANEGDVARVQQLAAAEGTLERTRDEIRRRAGLAVRALDTLPPSEARSALAALAQKEIERSH from the coding sequence ATGACTGGCGTGGTAGACGTAGCGGTGCCGAACGTGGCCTTCGAGGGGCGGCTGCGTGAGGTATTGCGCTCCCGCGTAGAATTTATAGAGCTGATCGGGGATGATCTGGTGGCGGCGGGCGGCAAACGTACCCGGCCCCTGATTTCGTTTTTGGCCGCGCAGGTGCTGGGCGCACAGCCGGGGCGGGCGGACTGGAGCGATGTGGTCGACGTGGGCGTGTGCGTGGAACTGCTGCACTCGGCCAGCCTGCTGCACGATGACCTGATCGACGACGCCGACACCCGGCGCGGCAAGCCCTCCGCATTCCGGCGCTTCGGCAACGTGGTCAGCGTGATGAGCGGCGATTTTATGCTGGCGCGGTTGCTGATGCTGCTCTCCAATCTGCCGGGAGGCGCGGCCCTCACGCGGGCATTCGGCCAAACCGCCAGCGTGATCTGTGAGGGCGAGGTTCTGCAATTTCAGGTGGCCGCCTACGCCGAGTACTCGCTGGAACACTATCTGGACGTGATTCACGGCAAAACGGCGGCACTCGTGGAGCTGGCCGCCAGTGCGCCCGCCCTGCTGCTTTCGGCTCCCGACGCCCAGCGGGAAGCCCTCGCCACGTTTGGCCGCCAATACGGCATGGCTTTTCAGATGCAAGACGACTTACTAGACCTCGCGGGCGAGGAAAGCAGCATCGGCAAGCCGGTGGGCGGCGACCTGCGCGAAGGCAAAGCCACCCTGCCCGTGCTGTACCTGCTGGACGGCCCCTACGAGGGCGAGGTGCGCGAGATTCTGGAACGCCGCGCCGCGAACGAGGGCGACGTGGCCCGCGTGCAGCAGTTGGCCGCCGCAGAAGGCACGTTGGAACGCACCCGCGACGAAATACGCCGCCGTGCCGGGCTGGCCGTGCGCGCGCTGGACACCTTGCCCCCCAGCGAGGCCCGCAGCGCGTTGGCCGCGTTGGCGCAAAAAGAGATCGAGCGGAGTCACTAG
- a CDS encoding Glu/Leu/Phe/Val family dehydrogenase — MRASGLNWQGLMEQLQDALPYCAVSDQSLAYFKYPKRTLSVNLPVRMDDGQIRVFRGYRTVHSTARGPSMGGVRFKAGLNAHECEVLAAIMTLKAAVADLPLGGAKGGVNVDPATLSPGELEGLTRRYTSELVELIGKNEDILAPDVGSDQQTMAWILDTYGENTGETVSGVVVGKPIPLGGSYASKDARGRSAALVAGRVLKEQGESLNRARAAVYGFGDVGRKAARTLAAEGALVIAVSDQDGGTFASGGLDLEALAAYREQHGSVQGFATDITADEVIELDVDVLMLAYDYGAVNAGNAHAVRARYVVEATNRAVLPEAERFLKLQGVTVLPDLVASIGGLIVNYLEWVQDASNFFWTETEIEEAIDLRVDRAVDAVLEFMRTRQTDMRTAAYAMALNRLHEASVMRGVYP, encoded by the coding sequence ATGAGGGCATCAGGACTCAATTGGCAAGGCCTCATGGAGCAACTCCAAGACGCTTTGCCCTACTGCGCGGTCAGCGATCAGTCGTTGGCCTATTTCAAGTACCCCAAACGCACCCTGAGCGTGAATTTGCCCGTTCGGATGGATGACGGCCAGATTCGCGTGTTCCGGGGCTACCGCACGGTTCACAGCACGGCACGTGGCCCCAGCATGGGCGGTGTCCGGTTTAAGGCGGGCCTGAATGCCCACGAATGCGAGGTCTTGGCCGCCATCATGACCCTGAAAGCGGCGGTGGCCGACCTCCCTCTGGGCGGGGCAAAAGGAGGCGTGAACGTTGACCCCGCTACGCTGTCGCCCGGAGAACTGGAAGGCCTGACGCGCCGCTATACCAGCGAACTCGTGGAATTGATCGGCAAAAACGAAGACATTCTCGCCCCCGACGTGGGCAGCGATCAGCAGACGATGGCGTGGATTCTGGACACCTACGGCGAAAACACGGGCGAAACCGTGAGCGGCGTGGTCGTGGGCAAACCCATTCCGCTGGGCGGCAGTTACGCCAGCAAGGATGCACGGGGCCGCAGCGCCGCACTGGTGGCGGGCCGCGTGCTGAAGGAGCAGGGCGAGAGCCTGAACCGCGCCCGCGCCGCCGTGTACGGATTTGGCGATGTGGGCCGCAAGGCCGCCCGGACGCTGGCCGCAGAGGGCGCACTCGTCATTGCCGTGAGTGATCAGGACGGCGGCACCTTTGCCAGCGGTGGCCTAGACCTAGAAGCCCTCGCCGCCTACCGCGAGCAGCACGGCAGTGTGCAGGGTTTTGCCACCGACATCACCGCCGACGAAGTGATCGAACTGGATGTGGACGTGCTGATGCTGGCCTACGACTACGGGGCCGTGAACGCCGGAAACGCCCACGCCGTCCGCGCCCGCTACGTGGTGGAAGCCACCAACCGCGCCGTGCTGCCCGAAGCCGAACGCTTCCTGAAATTGCAGGGCGTGACCGTGCTGCCCGATCTGGTGGCCTCCATCGGCGGCCTGATCGTGAATTATCTGGAATGGGTGCAGGACGCCAGCAATTTCTTCTGGACAGAGACCGAGATTGAAGAAGCCATTGACCTGCGCGTAGACCGGGCAGTAGACGCCGTGCTGGAATTCATGCGAACCCGCCAAACCGATATGCGGACGGCGGCGTATGCGATGGCCCTGAACAGACTGCACGAAGCCAGCGTGATGCGCGGGGTTTATCCGTGA
- a CDS encoding Glu/Leu/Phe/Val family dehydrogenase has protein sequence MTTTEPNLNTAAQDTSKLGHHAIPSYLDPNDLGPYAIYLEQVERVTPYLGKLAYWVETLKRPKRILVVDVPIHLDDGTVAHFEGYRVQHNTSRGPAKGGVRYHQDVTLSEVMALSAWMTVKNAAVNLPYGGGKGGIRIDPRKYSTGELERLTRRYTTEIGLVIGPEKDIPAPDVNTNPQTMAWMMDTYSMNVGRTATGVVTGKPVALGGSLGRADATGRGVFVTGAEALKKLGIRLEGARIAIQGFGNVGEAAARIFHDHGAKIVAIQDVTGTIHSDGGIDPRTAFAHLKQSGKITGLADTDELTRDAFWDVDCDVLIPAALEKQITEANAGRIRAKLIVEGANGPTTPAADDLLAERGITIVPDVLANAGGVTVSYFEWVQDFSSFFWTEDEINKRLDRIMGEAFMSLWDVKEKHGVTLRTAAYIVACTRVLEARALRGLYP, from the coding sequence ATGACCACCACCGAACCCAATCTCAATACCGCCGCGCAGGATACGTCCAAGCTCGGCCACCACGCCATTCCCAGCTACCTCGACCCCAACGACCTTGGGCCATACGCCATCTATCTGGAGCAGGTGGAGCGGGTGACGCCTTACCTCGGCAAGCTGGCCTACTGGGTGGAAACCCTCAAGCGGCCCAAACGCATTCTGGTCGTGGATGTGCCGATTCACCTTGACGACGGCACGGTGGCGCACTTCGAGGGCTACCGCGTGCAGCACAACACGTCGCGCGGCCCGGCCAAAGGCGGCGTGCGCTACCACCAAGACGTGACGCTGAGCGAAGTGATGGCCCTCAGCGCGTGGATGACCGTGAAGAACGCCGCCGTGAACCTGCCCTACGGCGGCGGCAAAGGCGGCATCCGCATCGATCCGCGCAAATACAGCACCGGAGAACTGGAACGCCTGACGCGGCGCTACACCACCGAAATTGGCCTCGTGATCGGGCCAGAAAAAGACATTCCCGCCCCCGACGTGAACACCAACCCGCAGACGATGGCATGGATGATGGACACCTACTCAATGAACGTGGGCCGCACCGCGACAGGCGTGGTCACGGGCAAACCTGTGGCACTGGGTGGCTCTCTGGGCCGCGCCGACGCCACCGGACGCGGGGTATTTGTGACAGGTGCCGAAGCGCTGAAAAAGCTGGGCATCCGCTTGGAAGGCGCACGAATCGCCATTCAGGGCTTCGGCAACGTGGGCGAGGCTGCTGCCCGCATCTTCCACGATCACGGTGCAAAAATCGTGGCGATTCAGGACGTGACCGGAACCATCCACAGCGACGGCGGAATCGACCCGCGCACGGCCTTTGCCCACTTGAAACAATCGGGCAAGATCACTGGGCTGGCCGACACTGACGAACTGACCCGCGACGCCTTCTGGGACGTGGACTGCGACGTCCTGATTCCCGCCGCGCTGGAAAAACAGATTACGGAGGCCAACGCCGGACGCATTCGGGCCAAGCTGATCGTAGAGGGTGCGAACGGCCCCACCACGCCCGCTGCCGACGACCTGTTGGCCGAGCGCGGCATCACCATCGTCCCCGACGTCCTCGCCAACGCAGGCGGCGTCACCGTGTCCTACTTCGAGTGGGTGCAAGACTTTTCTTCGTTCTTCTGGACGGAAGATGAGATCAACAAGCGCCTTGACCGCATCATGGGAGAAGCCTTCATGAGCCTCTGGGACGTGAAGGAAAAGCACGGCGTAACCTTGCGGACGGCGGCCTACATCGTGGCCTGCACGCGCGTGCTGGAAGCGCGGGCGTTGCGCGGGTTGTATCCGTAA
- a CDS encoding CAP domain-containing protein, with product MLKPLPFGQPRRSPAAPAAFLLLALTLAACGSTPNSGPNPAEAPALADSLKAQASAGSLTVGQTRQLNVTVSGRAPQPGELTWTTGNAAVATVSQTGLVTAKGAGSTSIRTALTANPGAFIEFTLTVTAAGTTPAPAPAPAPGTFAGRVLTLTNAARAQARTCGTTSFPAAAPLTANAQLGQAAQGHAADMAAKNYFSHTSQDGRTMAQRVSATGYAWRSIGENIAAGQTTPEAVVDGWLKSPGHCRNIMSASFTELGVGYAAGGSYSHYWVQDFGRR from the coding sequence ATGCTTAAGCCTCTGCCTTTCGGCCAACCCCGGCGCTCGCCCGCTGCTCCAGCGGCTTTTCTCCTTCTTGCACTCACGCTGGCGGCCTGCGGAAGTACGCCCAATTCTGGCCCAAATCCGGCGGAAGCTCCGGCCCTCGCCGACAGCCTGAAAGCGCAGGCCAGCGCCGGAAGCCTGACGGTGGGCCAGACCCGCCAACTGAACGTGACCGTCAGTGGCCGCGCCCCGCAACCCGGCGAATTGACGTGGACAACGGGCAATGCGGCTGTCGCCACCGTGTCTCAAACGGGCCTCGTGACCGCCAAAGGAGCCGGAAGCACCAGCATTCGCACGGCACTGACCGCCAATCCCGGCGCGTTTATAGAGTTCACGCTGACGGTGACGGCGGCTGGAACCACGCCCGCTCCGGCCCCTGCCCCCGCACCCGGAACCTTTGCAGGGCGCGTGCTGACCCTTACCAACGCCGCCCGCGCTCAGGCCCGCACCTGCGGCACCACCAGCTTTCCCGCCGCCGCGCCGCTGACCGCCAACGCGCAACTCGGTCAGGCCGCGCAGGGCCACGCCGCCGATATGGCCGCCAAGAATTACTTCAGCCATACCAGTCAGGATGGCCGCACGATGGCCCAGCGCGTTTCGGCCACCGGGTACGCTTGGCGCAGTATTGGCGAAAACATCGCCGCTGGACAGACCACGCCCGAAGCCGTAGTCGACGGCTGGCTGAAAAGCCCCGGCCACTGCCGCAACATCATGAGCGCCAGCTTTACCGAACTCGGCGTGGGCTACGCGGCGGGCGGAAGTTACAGCCATTACTGGGTGCAGGATT